One Idiomarina loihiensis L2TR genomic window carries:
- a CDS encoding protein-disulfide reductase DsbD family protein, with protein MNKILPLWLVSLIAALLIYSAQSLAETPSTGWLSHEDHPPVSVKLELTGHYEAERNLLPALLHVELDEGWKTYWRSPGEGGIPPTFDWAKSANINDIEWHWPVPSRYSIQGIDTVGYQGSLTFPLMVQLSPDARQANISGTLTMSSCTTVCVLTDYPIDLHVDLDTLTVDSDRAFAFNQATGKVPREYDSNNVKQAIWSDANQRVQLTIERDSGWQNPQLFIHSNDETLADAEFSSPDIQVESNSLTANVDVSHWLDLPDLNGAELIATVSDEKFAAEYKIQLTAGTIANNAPPLWAILLMALAGGLILNIMPCVLPVLGLKVQSLMLSGVQEPKVVRKQFFASSLGIISSFLVIALGLMALRWSGGSVGWGIQFQNPYFIAALVAITWLFALNLMGAFEFKLPSSLSTSAATAGDDSYKGHFLQGMLATVLATPCTAPFLGTAVAFALAAESSVILLIFAALGVGMALPWLLIAVFPRTAKLLPKPGRWMQWVKPVFAIMMLATTVWLTTLLKNFIGNELFLALTVGLSVLTLVIIGKVHGRKALFLSIGGFLVLAAVVGTTLILTADRWVNKLPQDHQWQPLTQQRIDEAVANGQTVFVDVTADWCVTCQANKVGVLLQDPVFTALGKEHVTRLRGDWTKANESITQYLKANNTFGVPFNKVYGPGAPDGITLPVVLSKDKVMDALEDAREQ; from the coding sequence ATGAATAAAATTTTACCGTTATGGCTCGTATCGCTTATTGCTGCGCTGCTGATTTACAGCGCGCAAAGCCTAGCAGAAACGCCGTCTACCGGTTGGCTGAGTCATGAAGATCATCCACCGGTGTCGGTGAAGCTAGAACTGACCGGCCACTATGAAGCTGAGCGCAACCTACTACCCGCCCTGCTGCATGTTGAGCTGGATGAAGGCTGGAAAACCTACTGGCGTTCACCCGGCGAAGGCGGCATACCGCCAACCTTTGACTGGGCTAAATCAGCCAATATTAACGATATTGAGTGGCACTGGCCGGTGCCCTCGCGCTACAGCATTCAGGGTATTGATACCGTTGGGTATCAGGGATCGTTGACCTTTCCGTTAATGGTACAACTAAGCCCCGATGCCCGGCAGGCAAACATTAGCGGTACACTGACTATGTCGTCCTGTACCACCGTTTGTGTGTTAACGGACTACCCAATTGACTTGCACGTTGATCTGGACACCCTGACCGTCGACAGTGATCGCGCGTTTGCCTTTAATCAGGCCACGGGCAAGGTGCCTCGCGAATACGACAGCAATAACGTGAAGCAGGCTATTTGGTCCGACGCCAACCAGCGCGTTCAATTGACCATAGAGCGTGACAGTGGCTGGCAAAACCCACAGCTGTTTATACACAGCAACGACGAGACTTTGGCCGACGCAGAGTTTTCATCACCAGATATTCAGGTGGAAAGCAATTCGCTCACGGCGAATGTTGACGTTAGTCACTGGCTGGATCTGCCGGACCTAAACGGCGCTGAACTTATAGCGACAGTCAGTGATGAAAAGTTTGCCGCTGAATATAAGATTCAGCTAACCGCAGGCACTATTGCTAATAACGCACCGCCGCTGTGGGCCATTTTACTTATGGCATTAGCTGGTGGGCTTATTTTGAACATTATGCCTTGCGTGTTGCCGGTACTGGGTTTGAAAGTTCAGAGCCTGATGCTGTCAGGAGTACAAGAACCGAAGGTCGTGCGTAAGCAGTTTTTCGCGTCGTCATTAGGTATTATCAGCTCGTTTCTGGTCATTGCCCTGGGGCTTATGGCGCTTCGCTGGTCAGGCGGTTCTGTCGGCTGGGGTATTCAATTTCAGAACCCTTACTTTATTGCCGCACTCGTGGCTATTACCTGGCTGTTCGCACTGAACTTAATGGGCGCCTTTGAGTTTAAATTGCCGTCTTCTTTGAGTACCAGTGCCGCAACCGCCGGCGATGACAGCTACAAAGGGCACTTCCTGCAAGGCATGCTGGCCACCGTTTTGGCAACACCTTGTACAGCGCCTTTTTTAGGCACCGCAGTGGCCTTTGCATTAGCTGCTGAGTCATCGGTTATTCTGCTGATTTTTGCCGCGCTTGGGGTTGGTATGGCGCTACCCTGGTTACTTATAGCCGTGTTCCCGAGAACCGCAAAATTACTGCCCAAACCCGGTCGCTGGATGCAGTGGGTGAAACCCGTTTTCGCCATTATGATGCTGGCAACCACGGTCTGGCTGACAACCTTGCTGAAAAACTTTATCGGCAACGAGTTATTCCTGGCGCTAACCGTCGGTTTATCGGTTCTGACATTGGTGATTATTGGTAAAGTGCATGGCCGTAAGGCGCTGTTTTTATCCATTGGTGGCTTTCTGGTATTAGCTGCCGTTGTCGGTACGACGTTAATTCTTACCGCAGACCGTTGGGTCAACAAACTACCGCAGGACCACCAATGGCAGCCACTAACCCAGCAACGTATTGATGAAGCCGTTGCCAATGGCCAAACCGTGTTTGTGGATGTGACCGCAGACTGGTGTGTGACCTGCCAGGCCAATAAAGTCGGCGTATTACTGCAAGACCCGGTATTTACAGCCTTAGGTAAGGAGCACGTCACCCGCCTGCGCGGCGACTGGACCAAAGCCAACGAGAGCATTACCCAATACTTAAAGGCAAACAATACCTTTGGTGTGCCCTTTAACAAAGTTTACGGACCCGGCGCTCCGGACGGTATAACCCTGCCCGTAGTACTCAGTAAAGATAAAGTTATGGACGCGCTGGAGGATGCTCGTGAGCAATAG